The following proteins come from a genomic window of Methanosarcina sp. MTP4:
- a CDS encoding DUF362 domain-containing protein yields the protein MVFVGVSRHEDILKSVKVAVELAGGLGVRKGSTVLIRPNANTGDLPPGSTSPEVLRGAIREVRKYNPDKIIVAEKSMTSLDTEKVMKKLGLWQVAESEGVDEVLTFDHMKRWHMKPDGASSWPLGFYVPEMLASVDYMIALPVIKTHWTATFTMGLKSQISITADRDRMRLPHGKHRDLLFGKMIAEANLVFKPDFYISDATKCFVTEGPNIGTLKEPGLIIASPDVIANDVVGLALLKTLGTMPEIQESSVWAQPQIERAVELGLGVRKREEIVIESSGVEEIGAIIANTL from the coding sequence ATGGTGTTTGTTGGAGTTTCAAGACATGAAGATATCCTGAAATCCGTAAAAGTTGCCGTGGAACTGGCAGGAGGTCTCGGGGTCCGGAAGGGTTCCACGGTGCTTATCCGGCCCAATGCTAACACAGGAGACCTTCCCCCTGGGTCCACAAGTCCGGAAGTCCTGAGGGGGGCTATTCGGGAGGTTCGGAAATACAATCCCGACAAAATCATCGTCGCGGAAAAATCCATGACCTCACTGGACACGGAAAAGGTAATGAAGAAGCTGGGGCTCTGGCAGGTTGCGGAGTCCGAAGGAGTGGACGAGGTCCTTACTTTTGACCACATGAAACGCTGGCACATGAAACCTGACGGGGCTTCTTCCTGGCCCCTGGGATTTTACGTGCCCGAAATGCTGGCTTCTGTTGATTATATGATTGCCCTTCCCGTGATCAAGACCCATTGGACGGCAACCTTTACCATGGGGCTGAAGTCTCAGATCAGTATAACTGCAGACCGGGACAGGATGCGGCTTCCCCATGGAAAGCACAGGGACCTTCTTTTCGGGAAAATGATCGCAGAGGCAAACCTTGTCTTCAAGCCCGATTTCTACATTTCCGATGCCACTAAATGTTTCGTCACCGAGGGCCCTAACATCGGGACCCTGAAGGAGCCGGGCCTCATCATCGCAAGCCCCGACGTGATAGCCAATGACGTGGTGGGCCTGGCCCTCCTCAAGACGCTCGGCACCATGCCGGAAATCCAGGAAAGTTCTGTCTGGGCCCAGCCGCAGATCGAAAGGGCTGTAGAACTGGGGCTCGGGGTCCGGAAAAGGGAGGAAATAGTGATTGAGAGTTCCGGGGTCGAAGAAATTGGAGCTATTATAGCCAATACCCTTTGA
- a CDS encoding NADH:flavin oxidoreductase: MIFDPITVCNMKLQNRFVRSATQEFMAEEDGTPTERLGELYEELARNEVGLIVTGYSYVLPGGESDPLQQGIYDDRFIEPYREITECVHRYKSKVVLQIVHGGRQATVSREHPVPIAPSPVKNGHSSVLPREMTDTEILEMIEAFTRAAVRAKKAGFDGVQLHCAHGFLLSNFISPYTNTREDRWGGSTENRTRIITEIVRRIREDVGEDFPILVKLNATDGFRSGSSKAGLGLNAPESVGVAKLLEKAGVCAIEVSGGIGEAGGVTIRTAINSPAKEAYFKNYSKMIKEAVDIPVILVGGIRSLSVMKCLVKDGCADLISMSRTFISEPDLIPKLRSGEVEKARCVSCNLCFDPEGIRCNFEFE; this comes from the coding sequence ATGATTTTTGATCCGATCACAGTCTGTAATATGAAACTTCAGAACCGTTTTGTCAGGTCTGCGACCCAGGAGTTCATGGCCGAAGAGGATGGGACACCAACCGAAAGGCTCGGGGAACTCTACGAGGAGCTTGCAAGAAACGAGGTTGGCCTGATTGTTACCGGTTATTCGTACGTGCTTCCGGGAGGAGAGAGCGACCCTCTCCAGCAGGGCATCTATGACGACCGTTTTATCGAACCATACAGGGAGATTACCGAGTGCGTGCACCGCTACAAAAGCAAGGTCGTACTCCAGATCGTCCACGGGGGGAGGCAGGCTACCGTTTCCAGGGAGCACCCTGTCCCGATTGCTCCTTCCCCGGTCAAGAACGGGCATTCTTCGGTGCTGCCGAGGGAGATGACCGACACGGAAATCCTGGAGATGATCGAAGCTTTCACCCGGGCTGCGGTAAGGGCAAAAAAGGCGGGTTTTGACGGGGTGCAGCTCCACTGTGCCCACGGTTTTTTGCTCAGCAACTTCATCTCCCCCTACACGAATACGCGGGAAGACCGCTGGGGAGGTTCCACGGAAAACCGGACTCGGATCATCACGGAGATTGTAAGAAGGATAAGGGAAGACGTGGGGGAGGATTTTCCCATTCTTGTGAAGCTGAATGCTACGGATGGTTTTCGCTCGGGTTCGTCGAAGGCCGGGCTGGGGCTCAATGCTCCGGAGTCCGTAGGAGTCGCAAAGCTCCTTGAAAAGGCGGGGGTCTGTGCAATCGAAGTCAGCGGCGGGATCGGTGAAGCTGGCGGGGTGACCATCCGGACCGCGATCAATTCCCCTGCCAAAGAGGCGTATTTCAAGAATTATTCCAAAATGATAAAGGAAGCCGTGGACATCCCCGTAATCCTTGTCGGGGGCATCCGGTCTCTTTCGGTCATGAAGTGCCTGGTCAAAGACGGCTGTGCTGACCTCATATCCATGAGCCGGACTTTTATCAGCGAACCCGACCTTATCCCGAAGCTCAGGTCCGGGGAAGTGGAAAAGGCCCGCTGCGTGTCCTGCAACCTCTGCTTTGACCCTGAGGGTATCAGGTGCAATTTCGAGTTCGAATGA
- a CDS encoding cytochrome c biogenesis protein — MAANSRKTGLLAALAAGAMLLAVYMIFFYLPPIRDESGAVLSGSFRIFFFHMPIAITAYLAFVVVFVSSVFYLREKALKWDIYARSAAEIGALFSFLVLVTGSIWAKDAWGWYWIWDLRLTTSLVLFLVYLSYLMLRKSLEEPEKRARLAAVFGIVGFVSVPLSFLSIRLWRSAHPLMFGGNSGGSGGSGLEGTVLQLTLAVNFIAYILLFAALFAVKVENERMQEAVDEKRYGEFEEGI, encoded by the coding sequence ATGGCAGCAAATTCCAGAAAAACCGGATTGTTGGCGGCTTTGGCTGCCGGTGCAATGCTTCTTGCAGTCTACATGATCTTCTTTTACCTGCCCCCCATAAGGGATGAATCCGGGGCGGTCCTGAGCGGCAGTTTCAGGATATTTTTCTTCCATATGCCAATAGCCATCACTGCCTACCTGGCTTTTGTCGTTGTGTTTGTTTCAAGTGTGTTCTATCTCCGGGAAAAAGCCCTCAAGTGGGACATCTATGCCCGCTCGGCTGCCGAGATCGGAGCCCTTTTCTCTTTCCTTGTCCTGGTCACCGGCTCGATCTGGGCAAAGGACGCCTGGGGCTGGTACTGGATCTGGGACCTCAGGCTGACGACTTCCCTGGTCCTTTTCCTGGTCTACCTCTCCTACCTCATGCTCCGGAAGTCCCTGGAAGAGCCCGAAAAAAGAGCGCGTCTAGCTGCCGTTTTCGGGATAGTGGGCTTTGTATCCGTACCCCTGAGCTTCCTTTCGATCCGGCTCTGGCGCTCGGCCCACCCCCTTATGTTCGGAGGCAACAGCGGAGGAAGCGGGGGCAGTGGGCTTGAAGGGACTGTCCTGCAGCTGACCCTGGCCGTGAATTTCATCGCTTATATCCTGCTCTTTGCAGCCCTCTTTGCAGTAAAAGTGGAGAACGAGAGGATGCAGGAAGCTGTTGATGAAAAAAGGTACGGGGAATTTGAAGAGGGGATTTAA
- a CDS encoding heme exporter protein CcmB codes for MIRSLYIAAKDLKAEFRTKQMFNSMLIFSLIVLVVFSISFGDFLGDSSKVEKLAPGVLWVAFTFAGMLGLSRTFVMESENGCLEALKLCPVDRSTIYTGKVFSNLVIVFLMEIVTLPFFVVLFNYSLDSGTLLLLGLVLLLGTLGFIVVGTLLSALTLSTRTRELLLPVLLLPVLLPVLIPGVEATAGVLAGNGLSGISSELRLLAVYDLIFFAISHLVFEYVISD; via the coding sequence ATGATCCGGAGCCTTTACATTGCCGCAAAAGACCTGAAAGCCGAGTTCCGGACCAAGCAGATGTTCAACTCAATGCTTATTTTTTCCCTGATCGTGCTCGTAGTATTCAGCATTTCCTTCGGGGATTTCCTGGGGGATAGCTCTAAGGTGGAAAAGCTTGCTCCGGGCGTGCTCTGGGTCGCGTTCACCTTTGCAGGCATGCTCGGGCTTTCCCGGACTTTTGTGATGGAAAGTGAAAACGGCTGCCTTGAAGCTCTCAAACTCTGCCCTGTTGACAGGAGTACAATCTATACCGGGAAGGTCTTTTCGAATCTGGTAATCGTTTTCCTCATGGAAATCGTAACCCTTCCTTTCTTTGTCGTGCTCTTCAACTACAGCCTGGACTCCGGCACCCTGCTGCTGCTCGGGCTGGTCCTCCTGCTCGGGACCCTGGGCTTTATCGTTGTCGGGACCCTGCTTTCTGCCCTGACCCTCAGCACCCGCACCCGGGAACTTCTTCTTCCCGTCCTGCTCCTACCTGTGCTCCTGCCCGTGCTCATCCCCGGGGTGGAGGCAACAGCGGGCGTCCTTGCAGGAAACGGCCTTTCCGGCATATCTTCCGAACTCAGGCTGCTTGCGGTCTATGACCTCATTTTCTTTGCGATTTCCCATCTGGTTTTCGAGTACGTGATTTCGGACTGA
- a CDS encoding DNA topoisomerase VI subunit B, which yields MEAPIAEELAKKQKSISVAEFFEKNRHILGFDSAPRSLITTVKEAVDNSLDACEEAGILPDLLIQIERIGQDYVTVIIEDNGPGIIKEQIPKVFAKLLYGSRFHALKQSRGQQGIGISAAVLYSQMTAGRHTKILSKINSDAPAHYYELMINTSTNEPDILKDEVTDWFRPHGTQIELEMKASYVKGRRQSIYEYLKATAIVNPHARITLIEPDGNEEVFERATDKMPEPAEEILPHPEGIELGTLMKMLHYTERQKLAPFLRYSFSKIGLLTAEEICKAAGLDTELDPHALTRHEARKLIEAFHKVKIMAPPTDCLSPIGEDLIYRGLEKEVNVDFIATTTRKPAVYSGSPFVVEVGLAYGGKLLKDEKAGIMRFANRVPLLYQQGACVTTHAVENIKWKQYGLNQPGGGIPSGPMLLLIHVASTNVPFTSESKDAIAEIPVIRDEVELAIKEVARKLKHYLSKQSNLKKRREKEIIITRVLPKMAVKVASILEREIPDINPVVAKIMGNVLVSRNVKKNGNGTAEVAIKVKNFGGSAHSLRVHDMLPCKISEAKPEPKVVTMGNDYDYIWDLSAAAGSSRALTYRMDSITDEELGKLSPLIVEGIEEELVTGAKAVKGV from the coding sequence ATGGAAGCCCCCATTGCAGAAGAACTAGCCAAAAAACAAAAATCGATAAGTGTCGCAGAATTTTTTGAGAAGAACAGGCACATCCTGGGCTTTGACTCTGCCCCGCGAAGCCTTATCACAACGGTGAAGGAAGCCGTGGACAACTCCCTGGACGCCTGTGAGGAAGCAGGAATTCTCCCGGACCTCCTTATCCAGATCGAAAGGATAGGACAGGACTACGTGACTGTCATCATCGAAGACAATGGGCCCGGGATCATCAAGGAACAGATCCCGAAGGTCTTTGCCAAACTCCTCTACGGCTCCAGGTTCCATGCCCTGAAGCAGAGCAGGGGGCAGCAGGGGATAGGAATTTCCGCAGCGGTACTCTATTCCCAGATGACCGCGGGCAGGCACACGAAGATCCTCTCGAAGATCAATTCAGACGCCCCTGCCCATTACTACGAACTCATGATCAATACCAGCACGAACGAGCCCGATATCCTGAAAGACGAGGTTACGGACTGGTTCCGCCCCCATGGGACCCAGATAGAGCTGGAAATGAAAGCGTCCTATGTGAAAGGAAGACGGCAGTCCATTTATGAGTACCTGAAGGCAACGGCCATTGTAAACCCCCATGCCCGGATCACCCTGATCGAACCGGACGGGAATGAAGAAGTCTTCGAGAGAGCCACGGACAAAATGCCTGAGCCGGCAGAAGAGATCCTGCCCCACCCCGAAGGCATCGAGCTCGGAACCCTTATGAAGATGCTCCACTACACCGAGCGGCAGAAACTTGCACCTTTCCTACGTTACTCCTTTTCCAAGATAGGGCTGCTCACCGCCGAGGAAATCTGCAAGGCGGCAGGCCTGGACACCGAACTTGACCCTCATGCCCTCACCCGTCACGAGGCAAGAAAGCTCATAGAGGCTTTCCATAAAGTAAAGATCATGGCCCCTCCTACCGACTGCCTCTCTCCCATAGGAGAAGACCTGATCTACAGGGGGCTTGAAAAAGAGGTCAACGTGGACTTTATCGCAACGACCACTCGAAAGCCGGCTGTGTATTCCGGAAGCCCCTTTGTGGTTGAAGTGGGGCTTGCGTACGGAGGGAAACTGTTAAAGGACGAAAAAGCAGGAATAATGCGTTTTGCAAACCGGGTGCCTCTGCTTTACCAGCAGGGCGCCTGCGTGACCACCCATGCCGTGGAAAACATCAAGTGGAAGCAGTATGGGCTGAACCAGCCTGGAGGCGGGATTCCTTCGGGCCCCATGCTCCTCCTGATCCATGTAGCTTCCACGAACGTGCCCTTCACCTCGGAGTCAAAGGACGCAATTGCCGAGATCCCGGTAATCAGGGACGAAGTTGAACTTGCCATAAAAGAGGTTGCACGGAAACTGAAACACTACCTTAGCAAGCAGAGCAACCTCAAGAAACGCCGGGAAAAGGAAATTATCATCACCAGGGTACTCCCGAAAATGGCCGTAAAGGTTGCAAGCATCCTGGAAAGGGAAATCCCGGACATCAACCCCGTAGTCGCAAAGATCATGGGAAACGTACTCGTAAGCCGGAACGTGAAGAAAAACGGAAACGGGACAGCCGAGGTTGCAATAAAGGTGAAGAACTTCGGCGGGTCGGCGCATTCCCTCAGGGTCCATGACATGCTCCCCTGCAAAATCAGCGAGGCAAAGCCCGAACCAAAAGTGGTCACCATGGGGAACGATTACGATTATATCTGGGACCTGTCAGCAGCAGCCGGGTCTTCCAGAGCCCTTACCTACCGGATGGACTCCATAACTGATGAGGAACTAGGGAAACTCTCACCCCTGATTGTGGAAGGGATTGAAGAAGAACTGGTAACCGGGGCAAAAGCCGTGAAGGGGGTATGA
- a CDS encoding Lrp/AsnC ligand binding domain-containing protein, producing the protein MTNVLPGHEKAAYEELRSIEGIKDVYHVFGEYDFVVIIEVRDLTTLNTVVDKIRESDTVTATQTIVGAEL; encoded by the coding sequence ATGACAAATGTGCTGCCAGGACACGAAAAGGCGGCATATGAAGAACTGAGGAGCATAGAAGGGATCAAAGACGTCTACCACGTCTTCGGAGAATATGACTTCGTCGTTATCATAGAAGTAAGGGACCTGACAACTCTAAATACCGTAGTGGACAAGATCCGGGAAAGCGATACGGTGACCGCAACCCAGACAATTGTCGGAGCCGAACTCTGA
- a CDS encoding YbhB/YbcL family Raf kinase inhibitor-like protein: MDRKAGTIFLVFLLAALLVLSGCTEKEGTGEQDENREFQDSEGDENVNIRDIRVFSDAFEPKGIIPKKYTCNGENVNPSLGFEGIPEEAKSLVLIMDDPDAPMGTFTHWVIWDIEPVAGIEEDSIPGVEGMNDFRKIGYGGPCPPSGTHRYFFRVYALDKKLEIKAGAGRKDVENAMIGHILAEGELVGKYGKA, encoded by the coding sequence ATGGACAGAAAGGCCGGGACAATCTTTTTGGTTTTCCTGCTGGCGGCATTGCTTGTGCTGTCGGGATGTACGGAAAAAGAAGGGACAGGTGAGCAAGATGAAAACCGGGAATTTCAGGATTCCGAAGGGGATGAGAATGTGAACATCCGGGATATCAGGGTTTTTAGTGATGCATTCGAACCAAAAGGCATTATCCCCAAAAAGTATACCTGCAACGGGGAAAACGTCAATCCCTCGCTCGGATTCGAGGGGATACCCGAAGAGGCGAAAAGCCTTGTGCTTATCATGGACGACCCGGATGCGCCAATGGGCACCTTTACACACTGGGTAATCTGGGATATCGAACCTGTTGCGGGAATTGAAGAAGACAGCATCCCCGGAGTTGAGGGGATGAATGATTTCAGGAAAATAGGGTATGGAGGTCCCTGCCCTCCTTCCGGCACCCACAGGTATTTCTTCAGGGTCTATGCCCTTGACAAAAAGCTAGAAATAAAAGCCGGAGCCGGAAGGAAAGATGTAGAGAACGCAATGATAGGGCATATCCTTGCGGAAGGGGAACTGGTCGGGAAATACGGAAAGGCCTGA
- a CDS encoding magnesium transporter codes for MSHESHRVEDTFESQFIEKYLSEYASISSIVREALPFELVATVGGVIAGVIFSGMTDELEMIPGLIVIYPGVLGLRGNISSTLGSRLGSAIHMGLITDIDRSNPELTNNINGSLLLGFIMAVLLGLLGHLFTLALGFESAGAFKLILISVIAAVTSGIILSVVAVLLAIGMFRFGFDPDNVVTPSIATIGDIVSMFMLFVAAKLVVML; via the coding sequence ATGTCCCACGAGTCGCACAGGGTGGAGGACACCTTCGAGTCCCAGTTTATAGAAAAATACCTGAGCGAGTACGCCAGTATTTCCTCCATTGTAAGGGAGGCGCTGCCTTTTGAACTTGTTGCGACTGTAGGGGGCGTTATTGCAGGTGTCATTTTTTCCGGTATGACCGACGAACTCGAGATGATCCCTGGTCTGATTGTGATCTATCCCGGGGTGCTGGGGCTTCGCGGAAACATATCTTCCACTCTTGGTTCCCGGCTTGGAAGTGCGATCCATATGGGGCTGATTACTGACATTGACAGGAGCAACCCCGAACTTACTAACAACATAAACGGCTCCCTGCTCCTGGGTTTTATCATGGCGGTCCTGCTTGGGCTGCTTGGGCACCTTTTTACCCTGGCCCTGGGTTTTGAAAGCGCCGGGGCGTTCAAACTCATACTTATTTCCGTTATTGCTGCGGTCACTTCGGGAATAATCCTCTCCGTAGTTGCGGTCCTGCTTGCTATCGGGATGTTCAGGTTCGGCTTTGACCCTGATAACGTGGTTACGCCTTCTATAGCCACCATAGGGGACATTGTTTCCATGTTTATGCTCTTTGTTGCGGCAAAACTGGTGGTGATGCTGTGA
- a CDS encoding ABC transporter ATP-binding protein has translation MENAVSIRNLSKTFGKNPVLKNLDLDLKKGEFTVIFGPNGAGKTTLLKLIATLIEPGEGSLIINGFDSAEEPEKVRKEIGMLSHESYLYGDLTAEENLFFFGKMYGLGKQELEIRSEYLLNEVGLETRADERVSTFSRGMKQRLSIARALINEPSLLILDEPYTGLDPRASEVFEHILKSPSFEASSKIMVSHDLERGFALCDRILVLKAGRIVYDGLKGDFSGFSEFKEACAPLLA, from the coding sequence ATGGAAAATGCGGTCTCAATACGGAATCTATCAAAAACCTTCGGGAAAAACCCTGTCCTGAAAAACCTGGACCTCGACCTGAAAAAAGGCGAATTTACGGTTATTTTCGGCCCCAACGGAGCCGGCAAGACCACTCTTTTAAAACTGATCGCAACCCTTATCGAACCCGGTGAAGGTTCGCTTATAATAAACGGGTTTGACTCGGCCGAAGAACCGGAAAAAGTCCGGAAAGAAATCGGGATGCTTTCCCACGAATCCTATTTATACGGTGACCTGACCGCGGAAGAAAATCTCTTCTTTTTCGGAAAGATGTACGGGCTAGGGAAGCAGGAACTCGAAATAAGATCCGAGTACCTCTTAAATGAGGTGGGGCTCGAAACAAGGGCCGATGAGCGGGTCAGCACCTTTTCCAGGGGCATGAAACAGCGCCTTTCCATCGCAAGAGCTTTGATCAACGAACCCTCCCTCCTCATTCTGGATGAGCCGTACACAGGCCTGGACCCCAGGGCATCCGAGGTATTCGAGCATATCCTTAAAAGTCCCTCTTTTGAAGCAAGCAGTAAAATAATGGTATCCCACGACCTTGAAAGAGGCTTTGCCCTCTGCGACAGGATACTTGTCCTTAAAGCCGGCAGAATTGTTTATGACGGACTTAAAGGAGATTTCTCAGGGTTTTCGGAGTTTAAGGAGGCGTGTGCCCCCCTGCTGGCCTGA
- a CDS encoding cytochrome P460 family protein — MLLILCASLCFGCTSPAETPNETETPAETEQEPVSEAETETTAETPEDEAAPEPTGEDIQAYVMEENNYKNWELWPGTGELDPGKGPHGDQITIYVSDSALSAIDEKAGVMPENSTVLKEGYSSEGELIAVVVMHKVEGFDPEHNDWFWLEYDADGEIIAEGKVLSCYNCHTRQAGNDYLFTGDLK; from the coding sequence ATGCTTCTAATCCTCTGTGCGTCCCTGTGCTTCGGATGCACATCCCCGGCGGAAACACCGAATGAAACAGAAACGCCAGCTGAAACAGAGCAAGAACCGGTTTCAGAGGCCGAAACGGAAACAACGGCTGAAACTCCGGAAGACGAAGCCGCACCCGAGCCTACGGGAGAAGATATCCAGGCTTATGTGATGGAAGAAAACAACTACAAAAACTGGGAGCTCTGGCCCGGTACCGGAGAGCTTGACCCCGGAAAAGGCCCGCACGGAGATCAGATTACCATCTATGTCTCGGACAGCGCTCTTTCAGCTATAGATGAAAAAGCCGGCGTTATGCCTGAGAACAGCACAGTTTTAAAAGAGGGCTATAGCTCCGAGGGCGAACTGATAGCAGTTGTGGTGATGCATAAGGTCGAAGGCTTTGATCCGGAACATAACGACTGGTTCTGGCTGGAGTATGACGCAGACGGCGAAATAATAGCTGAAGGCAAGGTGCTGAGCTGTTACAACTGCCATACGAGACAGGCGGGTAATGACTATCTGTTCACGGGGGACTTAAAGTAA
- a CDS encoding magnesium transporter, with protein sequence MKRKARGATSYYTVEGIVRRGLPVLSLTCVIGIIVGQILNSKESSLISMPAILILIPALIKIGGDTGSMLGARLSSAFHMGLGTHIRRNPVVYNSLIAVAIVGLVSSFSVSVLVWLASNLMGFGMPYLTLLEISLIAVSIELVVVYSATIGIAFASHRFGIDPDDTVIPLIATLGDLVGVTGIFVALNLLNLV encoded by the coding sequence GTGAAAAGAAAGGCAAGGGGTGCTACCAGTTACTATACAGTGGAGGGCATTGTCCGAAGGGGGCTTCCGGTCCTTTCGCTTACCTGTGTGATCGGGATAATTGTGGGACAGATCCTGAACTCGAAAGAAAGCAGCCTTATTTCGATGCCTGCGATCCTGATCCTTATTCCTGCCCTTATCAAAATTGGGGGGGATACCGGAAGCATGCTGGGCGCCCGGCTTTCTTCTGCCTTCCATATGGGACTTGGGACCCACATCCGCAGGAACCCCGTGGTTTACAACAGCCTCATAGCTGTAGCCATAGTAGGCCTGGTGTCTTCATTTTCGGTCAGCGTACTTGTCTGGTTGGCCAGCAATTTGATGGGATTCGGGATGCCTTACCTGACCCTTCTGGAAATTAGCCTGATTGCTGTATCCATCGAGCTGGTCGTGGTATACTCGGCGACGATCGGCATTGCCTTTGCTTCCCACCGTTTCGGGATCGACCCTGACGATACCGTCATTCCCTTGATCGCGACACTCGGGGACCTTGTAGGGGTTACCGGGATTTTCGTAGCCCTGAACCTGCTAAACCTGGTGTGA
- a CDS encoding potassium channel family protein, with protein MFPKEFRHTPRNILDLLTEMKDTSELMVDLAYSAMIYDDEDVAEEVLHLEDKMDTLDYHMKMAAMLSTRRVDEAEELLGVLKVAASSENISNAAGDIAKIVLMNMGIPMELKVALREAEETVVRATVAEESPMAGRTLGDLELDLETGMWVIAIRRSEDWIYDPDKETRIRQDDVLIARGHDDGVNLFFEMATTREFVPKEIEHNIVLKDLEHAVDIIVDMKNMSELSVGLAYSAILFDNEDIAYEVSALESEMDSMKYELQHWVLETAKHVEDVNQLRGILHLASASEAISDAAYGIADTVLRDIELHPVITLAVRNSEEVITRLKVEKCSPIVGKTFSELNLETETGLHVMAIKREERWVYAPKGNTVIQAGDLLIARGSRIGEGALIDMCECELHK; from the coding sequence ATGTTCCCGAAAGAATTCAGGCACACTCCTAGGAATATCTTAGATTTGTTGACTGAGATGAAGGATACCTCCGAACTCATGGTGGACCTTGCATACTCTGCAATGATCTACGATGATGAAGACGTTGCAGAAGAGGTGCTCCATCTCGAAGATAAAATGGACACTCTTGATTACCACATGAAGATGGCTGCGATGCTGAGCACGCGCCGGGTTGACGAAGCCGAAGAACTCCTGGGAGTTTTAAAGGTTGCCGCCTCCTCGGAAAACATTTCAAATGCTGCAGGCGATATTGCCAAGATTGTCCTCATGAACATGGGCATCCCCATGGAACTGAAGGTCGCCCTGCGCGAAGCCGAAGAGACTGTTGTGCGGGCAACCGTGGCTGAAGAATCCCCCATGGCCGGACGGACTCTGGGCGATCTTGAGCTGGACCTTGAAACCGGGATGTGGGTGATCGCAATCCGGAGAAGTGAAGACTGGATTTATGACCCTGACAAGGAAACCCGGATCCGCCAGGACGACGTGCTCATCGCAAGGGGGCATGACGATGGAGTGAACCTTTTCTTCGAGATGGCAACGACCCGGGAATTTGTCCCGAAGGAGATCGAGCATAACATCGTACTGAAAGACCTCGAGCATGCCGTAGACATCATTGTGGACATGAAAAACATGTCCGAACTTTCGGTAGGACTCGCATACTCTGCTATTCTCTTTGACAACGAAGACATAGCATACGAGGTCAGTGCCCTTGAATCGGAAATGGATTCCATGAAGTACGAACTCCAGCACTGGGTCCTTGAGACTGCAAAGCATGTCGAGGATGTAAACCAGCTCCGTGGAATCCTGCACCTGGCAAGTGCCTCCGAGGCTATTTCCGATGCAGCCTACGGGATTGCTGACACAGTGCTCAGAGACATTGAACTTCATCCGGTCATAACCCTTGCTGTCCGGAACTCCGAAGAGGTTATCACCCGACTGAAAGTGGAAAAATGTTCCCCCATTGTGGGCAAGACTTTCTCCGAACTGAATCTCGAAACCGAAACCGGGCTGCATGTGATGGCAATCAAGCGGGAAGAACGCTGGGTCTATGCCCCAAAGGGCAATACCGTGATACAGGCCGGAGACCTGCTGATCGCCCGCGGCTCGCGGATCGGAGAAGGGGCACTTATCGATATGTGCGAATGTGAGTTGCACAAGTAA
- the msrA gene encoding peptide-methionine (S)-S-oxide reductase MsrA — translation MSEKEKSEHSPDYFENPGGPLQKATFAAGCFWGVEAAFRQVKGVVATAVGYTGGHTENPSYEDVCTDRTGHAEAVRIIFDPAVVSYETLLNIFWKIHDPTTENRQGPDVGSQYRSAIFYHSEDQKATAFASKEWLEKSGGSKNPVVTEIVQASGFYLAEDYHQQYFEKKGFLKQIIHSLKK, via the coding sequence ATGTCTGAAAAAGAAAAGAGTGAACATAGTCCTGACTATTTTGAAAACCCGGGGGGTCCCCTGCAAAAAGCCACTTTTGCCGCAGGCTGCTTCTGGGGTGTTGAGGCGGCTTTCCGGCAGGTCAAAGGAGTGGTCGCAACGGCTGTTGGGTATACCGGCGGGCACACTGAAAATCCTTCTTATGAGGACGTCTGCACCGACAGGACCGGACATGCGGAAGCTGTGCGCATAATCTTTGACCCGGCGGTTGTTTCCTATGAGACGCTGCTGAATATCTTCTGGAAGATTCATGACCCTACAACGGAAAACCGACAGGGGCCGGATGTCGGGTCCCAGTACCGCTCAGCTATCTTTTACCATAGCGAGGATCAAAAAGCCACAGCTTTCGCCTCGAAAGAGTGGCTGGAAAAGTCAGGGGGATCCAAAAATCCGGTCGTAACCGAGATCGTCCAGGCTTCCGGTTTCTACCTTGCCGAAGACTACCACCAGCAGTACTTTGAAAAGAAAGGGTTCCTGAAGCAGATTATTCACAGCCTGAAAAAGTGA